One window of Quercus robur chromosome 12, dhQueRobu3.1, whole genome shotgun sequence genomic DNA carries:
- the LOC126710277 gene encoding guanine nucleotide-binding protein subunit gamma 2-like codes for MEDSAPAIVAVHEGDQAKRVLEGEANAKATGPHHPTNFFGKHRMSAAIANLQSQINAIQEELDQVEALGKSSAVCQELISSVEFIPDPLLPSTMGPADVSWDRWFRGAHDSKNQKRWI; via the exons ATGGAGGACTCAGCTCCAGCAATAGTTGCAGTACATGAGGgagatcaagcaaagagagTACTAGAAGGAGAAGCTAATGCAAAAGCAACAGGGCCTCATCATCCCACCAATTTCTTTGGGAAGCATAGGATGTCAGCTGCAATAGCCAATCTCCAAAGCCAAATCAACGCAATCCAG GAAGAGCTAGACCAAGTTGAAGCATTAGGCAAATCCTCAGCAGTATGCCAAGA ACTCATTTCAAGCGTTGAATTCATCCCTGATCCACTGCTTCCATC GACAATGGGTCCGGCAGATGTGAGCTGGGATCGTTGGTTCAGAGGAGCCCACGACTCCAAAAATCAGAAACGATGGATCTGA